From Herbaspirillum sp. WKF16:
TGGTGCGGGCCCAGGCCGTCGTAGTCTTCGAACGGCTGGTGGATCCACGGGTTGGTCGGCAGGTGGTCGACGTGGTAGTCGGGCTCCACGATCGAGCAAGCCTTCCACCACACGACGGCGCTCTTGATCTCGGTGACGGCCGGGTAATGCTCCTTCAGGTGCACCATCACCTTTTGCAGCGTCACGCCGGAATCGACCAGGTCGTCCACCAGCAGGATGCGTCCGCCCAGGGTGCCCTTGGTGATGGTGATGTACTTGGCAATGTCCAGCGAGCTGCGGATGGTGCCGGCGGCTTCGCGGTAGGAGCTGGTCGACAGGATCGCCAGCGGGACATCGAAAATGCGCGACATCACGTCGCCCGGACGCAGGCCGCCGCGCGCCAGGCAGAGCACCTGGTCGAACTGCCAGCCGGATTCATAGACTTTCAGCGCCAGGCGTTCGATCAGGCGGTTGTAGTCGTCCCAGGTGACCCACAGGTCTTTGTCGTCAGAGATCTTCATATCGTGTTTCTTGCTTCTTGTTGCTCGTCGTGCTTGATGCGGGGATTACTTGAACGGGTGGCGCAGGACGATGGTCTCTTCGCGGTCCGGGCCGGTGGAGATCATGTCGATGGGCACGCCCACCAGTTCCTCGATGCGCTTGATGTAGGCGCGGGCGTTGGCCGGCAGCGCGTCCAGCGACTTGGCGCCGACGGTGTTCTCGGACCAGCCGGGCATTTCTTCGTAGATCGGTTCGCAGGCGGCGGCTTCTTCGGCGCCGACCGGGAAGATGTCGACGACCTTGCCGTTGAGCTTGTAGCCGGTGCACAGCTTGAGCGACTCCAGGCCGTCCAGCACGTCCAGCTTGGTCAGGCACATGCCGGAGACGCCATTGATCTGCACCGAGCGCTTGAGCAGCGCGGCGTCGAACCAGCCGCAGCGGCGCGCGCGGCCGGTGACGGTGCCGAATTCATGGCCGACGGAGGCCAGGTGCTTGCCGGTGCCGGCGTCGGTCGGCAGTTCGGCCGGGAACGGGCCCGAACCCACGCGGGTGGTGTAGGCCTTGGTGATGCCCATGATGTAATGCAGCATGCCCGGGCCCACGCCGGTGCCGGCGGCGGCGTTGCCGGCCACGCAGTTGCTCGAGGTGACGAACGGATAGGTGCCGTGGTCGACGTCCAGCAGGCTGCCCTGCGCGCCTTCGAACAGGATCTTGCCGCCGGCGTTGTGCACGGCGTACAGGTCGCTGGAGACGTCGGTGACCATGGGCTTGATGCGCGGCACGTTGGCCAGCGCGTCGTCCAGGGTCTTCTGGTAGTCCACCGGCTGGGTCTTCAGGTAGTGGGTCAGGACGAAGTTGTGGTAGTCCAGGTTGGCCAGCAGCTTCTCGGCGAAGCGCTTTTCGTTCAACAGGTCGGCCACGCGGATGGCGCGGCGCGCCACCTTGTCTTCGTAGGCCGGGCCGATGCCCTTGCCGGTGGTGCCGATCTTGGCGTCGCCGCGCGCGGCTTCACGGGCCACGTCCAGCGCCACGTGGTAAGGCAGGATCAGCGGACAGGCGTCGGACACCTTCAGGCGCGAGCACACCTCCACGCCGGCGGCTTCCAGCTTGTCGATCTCGCGCAGCAGGTCGGGCACGGACAGCACCACGCCGTTGCCGATGTAGCAAGCCACGCCTTCGCGCATGATGCCCGAGGGAATCAGTTGCAGCGCAGTCTTCTTGCCGCCGATGACCAGCGTGTGGCCGGCATTGTGGCCGCCCTGGAAACGCACCACGCCTTGCGCGTGATCGGTCAGCCAATCGACGATTTTGCCCTTGCCTTCATCGCCCCATTGCGTACCGATGACGACGACGTTCTTTGCATTGCTGTTCTGTAACATGACTCAACCCAAGTTTTTGATAATCCAGTTTCCATTGCTGAATTCGACGGCGCGGTCGCAATCGAATTCGTCCTGATCGTTTTCGTGGCCCGGCAGGCTTTGGATCACGATGTCGCCCGCTTGCCGCAATTGCGCTATTTTCTCACGCAGACCGGCTTCGGTGCCCCATGGCGCGCGAATCGCGGCCTTTCTTTCGGCGCCCGGCATCAGCCGCGCCAGTTCGCGCAGGTCCATCGAGAAGCCGGTGGCCGGACGCGCGCGGCCGAAGGCCTCGCCGACGTGGTCATAGCGGCCGCCGCGCACCACCGCGTTGGGCAGGCCCGGCACGTAGGCGGAGAACATCACGCCGCTGTGGTAATGATACCCGCGCAGGTCGGCCAGATCGATGGTGACGGCCGCGCCTTCGTGGCCGGCGGCCAGTTCGACCAGCGCCTGCAGCTCATCCAGGGCCTGGGCGATGCCCGGCAGCGCGGGCAGCGTGATGCGCGCGCGCGCGATGACCGAGAGATCGCCGTAGAGGTTGGGCAATGCCAGCAGCGCGGCGCGCGTGCCGTCCTGGTAAGCCGCGGTGATCTCTTGCAGGCCCGGGACATCCTTGGCTTCCAGCAGGCCGAACAGCTGCGCTTCCTGGCGCTTGGCGGCGGGATCGTTGGCGATGATGGCGCGCAGCACGCCGACGTGGCACAGGTCCAGGCGGATGGTGCGCATGCCGGCCAGGGCCAGCGAGTTCAGCGCCAGCTCCTGGATCTCGGCATCGGCCTCGATGCCGGCATGGCCGTAGATCTCGGCGCCGATCTGGATCGGCTCACGGGTGGCGTGCAGACCGGTCGGACGGGTGTGCAGCACGCTGCCGGCGTAGCACAGGCGGGTCACCGAGGCGCGGTTGAGCAGGTGGGCGTCGATGCGCGCGACCTGGGTGGTCATGTCGGCGCGCACGCCCAGCGTGCGGCCGGACAATTGGTCCACCAGCTTGAAGGTGCGCAGGTCGGTGTCCTGGCCGGCGCCGGTGAGCAGCGACTCCAGGTACTCCAGCAGCGGCGGCATGACCATTTCGTAGCCGTAGAGGCGGAAATTGTCGAGCAGCCGGCGGCGCAGTTCTTCGATCTTGCGCGCTTCGGACGGCAAGACGTCGGCAATGTTTTCAGGAAGAAGCCAGTTAGGCATAGACAAAAAATAAACAGGAAAAAATCGGGATGATGATCCGGCAACCGGCGCATCCTACATCATCAACTGAGCATCACACAGGGTCCGGACGAAAAACCGGGGCGGCCGGACATCGCTTGCCACCCCAATCCTGTGTGCCGGGAAAATTGCCAAGCCGGAACAATGCGCCGGACAAAAAAGCAAAGATGCCCTCTACCAGCGGCATCCATCTTCACCCACGCCGCCCTTCTTGCTGCCGGCGGCGCGGGCCTGTCCTCGTTGTCGGCCTACTTCTTGGAAGCGCTGTTGCTGTTGCCGACACCTTTGAAGTATTTGAAGAACTCCGAGCTCGGATCCACCACCATCACATCATGGCGATTCTTGAAGCTGGCGCGATAGGCCTCGAGGCTGCGATAGAACTTGTAGAAGTCCGGATTCTGGCCGAAGGCCTGGGCGTAGATCTGCGAAGCCTTGGCGTCGCCCGCGCCGCGCGCCTTCTCGGACTCGCGGTAGGCTTC
This genomic window contains:
- a CDS encoding phosphoribosyltransferase, with the translated sequence MKISDDKDLWVTWDDYNRLIERLALKVYESGWQFDQVLCLARGGLRPGDVMSRIFDVPLAILSTSSYREAAGTIRSSLDIAKYITITKGTLGGRILLVDDLVDSGVTLQKVMVHLKEHYPAVTEIKSAVVWWKACSIVEPDYHVDHLPTNPWIHQPFEDYDGLGPHQLAAWIKKGGA
- a CDS encoding adenylosuccinate synthase; this encodes MLQNSNAKNVVVIGTQWGDEGKGKIVDWLTDHAQGVVRFQGGHNAGHTLVIGGKKTALQLIPSGIMREGVACYIGNGVVLSVPDLLREIDKLEAAGVEVCSRLKVSDACPLILPYHVALDVAREAARGDAKIGTTGKGIGPAYEDKVARRAIRVADLLNEKRFAEKLLANLDYHNFVLTHYLKTQPVDYQKTLDDALANVPRIKPMVTDVSSDLYAVHNAGGKILFEGAQGSLLDVDHGTYPFVTSSNCVAGNAAAGTGVGPGMLHYIMGITKAYTTRVGSGPFPAELPTDAGTGKHLASVGHEFGTVTGRARRCGWFDAALLKRSVQINGVSGMCLTKLDVLDGLESLKLCTGYKLNGKVVDIFPVGAEEAAACEPIYEEMPGWSENTVGAKSLDALPANARAYIKRIEELVGVPIDMISTGPDREETIVLRHPFK
- a CDS encoding ATP phosphoribosyltransferase regulatory subunit, giving the protein MPNWLLPENIADVLPSEARKIEELRRRLLDNFRLYGYEMVMPPLLEYLESLLTGAGQDTDLRTFKLVDQLSGRTLGVRADMTTQVARIDAHLLNRASVTRLCYAGSVLHTRPTGLHATREPIQIGAEIYGHAGIEADAEIQELALNSLALAGMRTIRLDLCHVGVLRAIIANDPAAKRQEAQLFGLLEAKDVPGLQEITAAYQDGTRAALLALPNLYGDLSVIARARITLPALPGIAQALDELQALVELAAGHEGAAVTIDLADLRGYHYHSGVMFSAYVPGLPNAVVRGGRYDHVGEAFGRARPATGFSMDLRELARLMPGAERKAAIRAPWGTEAGLREKIAQLRQAGDIVIQSLPGHENDQDEFDCDRAVEFSNGNWIIKNLG